The region AGTGTTGTTGTGTGTAGCATTACATAGAGTCACGTTAAAAGTGAATGATGACTGGTCATTTTACTGTCTGTCAGATACTCGCTTCACATCTGAGTgggtgctttttatccagaataAGGAAGAATGTGCTTATGTACTATATAGTGTCAAAAGTCTGGCTTGTCACATATTGGCCGAACGGGAAGATTTATCGGCTGGTGCTGataatttaaaaatgccaaatatCGGCCAATATATTGGCTTTGCCGATATATCGGTCGACCATTAATGACAAGTTGTGGAATTTAGACATGAACTTACAAACATGTATGTTGTATATAGTATTACTTTCATAATTAGTACATTGTAACAACTGTATACTTCCTAGTTGGTCTGAGTAGCTGCATTGCATCTTACAacgaatatatacagtaaaataaaacattactgaTGAAGTGCTCTCCAAGTTGTCAAAGAAGTAATGCTTCTCACCAGCTCCTGTAGACACACTGCCTGTTGATGCTTAAAGGGTTTTGCAGAATTCGTGGTTTTCAGTGCTGATGATGCTGAATAAGCTTGCAAGGTCAGGGAGTGAAACGCCTCTGTGTGTGACTAATCAGCAAAGTCTCTGTAAGcagaacagagaaagagagcagcACTTTGCCTCATGGTCGTGTGTCTGCAGGAACAGAATCAACTCTGACAGCTCTGTGGGAACGGAACGGTGTGGAGAGGGGAAGGTGAACAAAGGGAGGATTTAAGTGGACTCATGTCAATGATGTAAGCTTTGTCTGTCCTTCCCATAGGACACAGTGTTAAACCAAAAGCTATACATCTCTGCAAGCCATGTTCACTTCAGTTTCAGCCAGAAAATGATAGAAGTTAGAGAGAAGAAGCCAATTCTATCCATGATACATAAGCTTTAAGTTTAGAAGCTGCAACTATTGGGTGATTTTGTACGACCATGTACAGAGCAATAGGAGCATTTGTGCCaactataattttatttttattttttgagaagGATAATGAGAAGGCCAACTCACTGAAATAAAGGGATAAAACAAAGATAATCATAAATGTgctatttatatacagtgcccttcactaatactggcacgcttggtaaatatgagcaaagaaggctgtgaaaaattgtctttattgtttaaccttttgaacttttgttcaaataattcacacaaatactctgctctcatggatatcatacaattgcaaacaaaacacaggtttatcaaaaaaaaaattgttaaatataagtgtgcaacaattattggtacaatttcagtcaatactttgtgctacctcccggtggcaaaataacagctctgagtcttctcctatggTGCCTGATGAGGTGCCTGATACatgcaagggatctgagaccattcctccatacagaatctcatcagatccttcaaatttcgagatccacgctggtggactctcctcttcagtttacaccacaggttttctataggtttcaagtcaggggactggaatGGCCATGGTAGGACCTTGATGTCGTAGTCaacaaaccatttttgtgttgattttgatgtatattttggatcattgtcctgctggaagatccaaccatgtcccattttaaactttctggcagaggcagccaggttttcatttaatatttgttgatatttgatagagtccacgatgccatgtatcctaacaaaatgtccattcCTCTGGCATAAAAACAGCCACAAAATATTAAacagccaccaccatatttaaccatgggcatgaggtacatttccatatggctacctctctgtgtgcagtagctgtagtaatggtagtaaccctctactgcatgaattattacatttacatcaaaaaaaaaaatttaatggatttttattacttgaactagataaaaaaaaaagtgaaattgtgaattgtgaaaatttttttaggtggggtagttggtaaattgttgccgtaCAGCAACAATGGTCAATGGTGGAAGGaatcatatagtcaaaaattacacaaaatgtatgagattacaattccaattGCTGCATTTTTGCTGCATATAAGTAAACAGAGTTTTTTGCTACCTggtaagcatgtaaaagttatatattctagaaaggaattacagtcactcaaaatacatacaaaaatacatacagAAATTAGATCCAAgcatgttttgggtgaagtatctttttaatgctttctcttgaattcttattttttctcttgaaacataaaatgtagaaaatacgGTGCAATtgtaaaatgtctgaaattacaacagtttttcttactttgaatgtgaaaaatgtaaatatactatagagaagcctagtgttttgttttgttttgttttttgctatgtaggcctgtttcaagtaatgaatgcacataccacagttccattatcgcatgttgttgccatatggcaacaactacattttaccatttaacagaatactcaaaatatataaacttctttaaatgacaaaataatgaTTGTTAACTTACCTCAGatagtttttcattttttttcctttaagtagatttgtctaaatatttaaaaatgtataaaatattgaGATCCCTTCACCATGCAATGTGAAatgcaaacagcacttcctggtcacatgaaatgccattttttgttatgtcaacgTTAAAGCCTCCTTTTTCCAGTTATTTAGGAAAATActagttttgtattattacctattaaaaaattggagataaattaataGTTGCCATAtagcaacaccatgcagtaaagggatAAGATCTAGCTCGTTTATTGACTAGCACAAAAAGTCAAATTGCCAAAGTAGGATaatatcacaaatatttttttgtaatatttctgtCTACTCTTCAACATATTGAAATGTAGATTCTTTCATTGTGTTGGTTTTTAGTAAAATGTCAGATGTTATGTCTGAAAAATGTCACTTCGTGCAACAATATGTTGATCTAGAAAGCACTAGCTGTCAACTACTTATATGGTGTATTTACAGGAGTACCACTATATGTATGTTTTAGAACACTGCACTTTGCTTACATTCAGCTGGTTCGGTTGGTTACTGGGCAGTGAAATTACTTAAAATCTGCCTTTTTACAGTTTCTTATTCCTTCTTAGGGTATGGTGGTGTAGCAGGTAGTGTTGCCGCCTTACAGCTCCATGGTCCCCAGTTTAATCGTGAGCTCTGGATACTGTCTGGTGgcgtttctgtgcatgttctccccatttcTGCATCATTtggtggtttcctcccaccaccAAAATAACCATCAtaacaggataaagcagttactgaagataaattaattaattaattaatctttgtgatacagtatgtctggGTAAAAATGCCTCAGAACCCAAGAAAAGCTAATGTGCCCACATAAATGAATGTtcatatgaaaatatgaaaacacaGCTTCCCTGTGTTAATTCAGCACACAGCTGTTTCAATGTCTATATGGTATTGACCTCTTTGTtctaaatgtgaaatgtattaCATGTAGATGTTTTCTACATTTTCACAGACATTACAGTGACTTATACTGACAAGCTGAAGCCTATTTCACTTATTTTAATTGAAGAGTGATGATCCAGCACAGAACAGCATAATGAGGTCATGTGGAATTGTCAGTGAGAAGGAGAAATGTCAAGACAGAAATAGACAGAAATTAAAAATTCATATCAATTCTTTCTTAAGAATCCTAAACAATGGATGGCACATAACAGTTGGGACCTCTCAGCAGTTTGCTCCTTTCTGCACTGctaagtgatttatttatttatttatttatacatcacATGTTTTGTTCAATGTTGGTTCATTTGCTACTTGGTTTAGATTagtttcacactgcacataattaaacaaaccaaaacgcAAAATTAATTGGTCAGAAATATGGTGACGGAAAAAGGGTAAACAAGTTTGCATAGAACTCACAAAAATCACCCAGGCACAGAGAGCACAGTGCCAACGGTCAATAAAAATCTCTAGAACATATAGCATTTCTGCAGTGTTACAgctctgtcttttgtttgtgtttgtgcctCATGGCTCATCCTGTAATACAAAATACATGATATCTCTAGTTCACTTCATGCAGTTGGGTTGATTCAGGATTCATATAATATGAGTATAATTAGCTGATTACCCAAGATGAAGTGTATGTAGGATGATCTTATCTCATATATCTTTCCTCTAGGCTCAGATCCTTCCAGAAGGCCAAATGGAGCAGGATGTGGAGAGCCCCGTCACAGTGAGACAGCCACGGCTGCCCAAGCAGACACGACACGACTTGCCCAAGCAGCTTCAGGACAGCGATAGAGTCAAGAGCAAGGCCCAGCGTTATGTTCGCAAGGATGGCAAGTGCAATGTGCACCACGGCAACGTCCGTGAGACCTACCGCTACCTCACAGACATCTTCACCACGCTAGTGGACTTGAAGTGGCGGTTCAACCTCTTCATTTTTGTGCTGGTCTACACAGTTACGTGGCTCTTCTTCGGCCTCATGTGGTGGCTGATTGCCTACGCGCGAGGGGACCTGGAGCACATAGGTGACAGTACATGGACACCGTGTGTCAACAACCTGGAGGGTTTCGTCTCAGCCTTCCTGTTTTCCATCGAAACTGAGACAACTATTGGTTATGGTTACCGGGTGATCACAGACAAGTGCCCAGAGGGCATCGTGCTCCTGCTAGTGCAGTCGGTGCTGGGCTCCATTGTGAATGCCTTTATGGTTGGCTGTATGTTTGTGAAGATCTCGCAGCCTAAGAAGCGTGCAGAGACATTGGTTTTCTCCACCAACGCTGTCATCTCAATGCGTGACGGGCGCCTCTGTCTGATGTTCCGCGTCGGTGACCTGAGGAACTCACACATCGTTGAGGCTTCAATCCGAGCCAAGCTGATCAAGTCCAAACAGACCAAGGAGGGGGAATTTATTCCCCTCAACCAAACAGACATGAATGTGGGTTATGACACGGGTGACGACCGCCTCTTCCTTGTGTCCCCACTCATCATCTGCCATGAGATCAACCAGCATAGTCCCTTCTGGGAGATCTCCAAAGCCAGCCTAACTAATGAGGAGCTGGAGATTGTTGTAATTCTGGAAGGCATGGTGGAGGCCACAGGtaagaacacattttttttgtgtgtgaaatgaaacCAGAAACTCAGAGgcttcaaagaaaaaaaagagctcttcTGTGTGAAAAGGCCTCTATGTGTGTAAAGGTTAGAAAAATGTGCCTTTGAAAGTATGTTTTTGTGCCTGGTGTGTTTTATTGAAAATCCTGCATCATGCTTGTCAGTTGTGAGTCCAAGGATTATTGAAGGCCTGTGTGTGAGGTCATATATGTCTAACCGGGGAGCGTAAATGAGTTGATCTTTCATTAGTAACAGAATAAAATCCATCTGGCTGGCGGAAATGGTGTGCTGGAGAAAAACACTCTGTGCAGACAGAGATTCCACTGATTAGATGGAAAGGAAAGTCAGTGCCATTAAAGGAGAGGAAAATACATCATGCTGCATCATATATAGTATGCAAACAGAGGGTTCAAAACAtacactcacttactcactcacagGAAAATCAGTCTTCCAGAGTACAGGTCGTGTGATATAAATCCAATCTAATTAAGTTTATGTTTTCCATCTAGTCATGAcacatatttcatatatataaaagcagtATGACTAAGTTAATTTATGTAGAGCTTTCATTAGTTTGTTTACAAATACAGGAAAAAGTACCTGAACCATTTACTTAATTTCTTTGCTGAAAGGAATGCaagatgtataaaaaaaaatagaacaatggtgaggaacagtggtgatcaacAAGATACCTTATCTCTTCTAGGGATTGATAGTGAGACAATAGTGTCGCATGCGGTAGGTCAAACAGCTCATATCCAAATCTCCATTCGAATGTTCTAGTGcttattgttattgtatcaaTTTTGTAATTGGTGAACTATTATCACTAATTGCTGTACGCAATAACCGAACAACATTTCCTATCTGCCTAAGCTGGAAATCAAATTTGATGTTGCTATCAGTGCTTATAGtaataacaaatgaaagaaaaacttttttcaaaacaaatgaaaaaaactattttttttgtatcattcaGAATTGTTATGAGTGGCTTTGCAATGGAAGAGAAAGAGTGTCATGTCAAAATTGAGACAAATCAGATGAAAATCCATAGTAGCATGGATGTTGGCATCCAGTGTTAGCGGTTAAAGGATTCCCCCTGGCTAGTCTATGATTGAAAATGGATGTTTTTCCTTGTGGTGTTGGTAGGAAAGAAATTACCTGGTAAAAATCTTTATttgaaaagaaatggaaaaataat is a window of Ictalurus furcatus strain D&B chromosome 16, Billie_1.0, whole genome shotgun sequence DNA encoding:
- the kcnj6 gene encoding G protein-activated inward rectifier potassium channel 2, with protein sequence MEQDVESPVTVRQPRLPKQTRHDLPKQLQDSDRVKSKAQRYVRKDGKCNVHHGNVRETYRYLTDIFTTLVDLKWRFNLFIFVLVYTVTWLFFGLMWWLIAYARGDLEHIGDSTWTPCVNNLEGFVSAFLFSIETETTIGYGYRVITDKCPEGIVLLLVQSVLGSIVNAFMVGCMFVKISQPKKRAETLVFSTNAVISMRDGRLCLMFRVGDLRNSHIVEASIRAKLIKSKQTKEGEFIPLNQTDMNVGYDTGDDRLFLVSPLIICHEINQHSPFWEISKASLTNEELEIVVILEGMVEATGMTCQARSSYVASEIKWGYRFMPVLTLEDGFYEVDYNSFHEIYETNTPSCSARELTEMSARSRLPLSWSVASKLSQHGLLDSRNDEEEQEKESRETQEQERNGDIANMENESKV